The following are encoded together in the Streptomyces sp. NBC_00341 genome:
- a CDS encoding VOC family protein: MPLDWKIVIDAADPHAQAGFWAAALGYEIEDNSPLVERLLGLGAVPEAITTTAHGRKAWLDLAAARHPDDPYEAESGTGRGRRLLFQRVPEPKTVKNRLHLDVHAGPDRRDAEVARLERLGAKVLREVAEPGGTWTVMTDPEENEFCVQ, from the coding sequence ATGCCCCTTGACTGGAAGATCGTCATCGACGCCGCGGACCCGCACGCCCAGGCCGGTTTCTGGGCCGCCGCCCTCGGCTACGAGATCGAGGACAACAGCCCCCTGGTGGAACGCCTCCTGGGCCTCGGCGCCGTACCGGAAGCGATCACGACGACCGCGCACGGCCGCAAGGCCTGGCTCGACCTGGCGGCGGCCCGGCACCCGGACGACCCGTACGAGGCGGAGAGCGGCACGGGCCGCGGTCGCCGTCTGCTGTTCCAGCGCGTCCCCGAGCCCAAGACGGTGAAGAACCGCCTCCACCTGGACGTGCACGCCGGACCGGACCGCCGAGACGCGGAGGTGGCCCGCCTGGAGCGGCTGGGCGCGAAGGTGCTCCGCGAGGTCGCGGAACCGGGCGGGACGTGGACTGTCATGACCGACCCGGAGGAGAACGAGTTCTGCGTGCAGTGA
- a CDS encoding FAD-dependent monooxygenase: MPKSTSTVLIVGSGPTGLTLAIDLARRDIGIRIIDKSPQFPRSSRAKGPNPRSLEVLEDLGVIDQVLAAGSAPLPMRKYRAGEVIADTDPYAAARPTPDAPFERPWLIAQWRLEEILRARLAECGVRVELDAELTGLTQDDDTVTASLTGGREIAARYVVGCDGGHSAVRKLLGVPFEGSTDEEQTMVCGDVEVTGPDRGMWHQWFDEDGGVMLCPIPGTRSGWWFQASPETDAAGRPLPPSPAGFQRLFAKHARLPGELLTRATLLSSYRFNERLADRYRVGRVFLAGDAAHVHSIAGGLGMNTGIQDAYNLGWKLARTATGQAPPELLDTYEEERLPIAARTLDITAERLRATLEAIKEPGGGLDSAITPQTYGLGDGYHWSSLAHGGSTARLRAGDRAPDAPCTDAATGAPRRLFEAFAGPHFTLLGFGPGTAQALRAAASAHDGELRAYAVTGANGVVNGVVAEANGAAAGGASHGALADDAGRARSAYGIGPDEDVLVLIRPDNHVGLIAPDGDHRAVAAYLRGGALERA, translated from the coding sequence ATGCCCAAGTCCACGAGCACCGTGCTGATCGTGGGATCCGGGCCGACCGGCCTGACCCTGGCCATCGATCTGGCCCGGCGGGACATCGGCATCCGGATCATCGACAAGTCCCCGCAGTTCCCGCGCAGTTCGCGGGCCAAGGGCCCCAACCCGCGCTCACTGGAGGTCCTTGAGGACCTCGGCGTCATCGATCAGGTGCTGGCCGCCGGATCGGCGCCGCTGCCGATGCGCAAGTACCGCGCCGGAGAGGTGATCGCGGACACCGACCCGTACGCGGCGGCCCGCCCGACACCGGACGCCCCCTTCGAGCGGCCCTGGCTGATCGCCCAATGGCGGCTGGAGGAGATCCTGCGCGCCCGGCTCGCGGAGTGCGGCGTACGGGTCGAACTCGACGCCGAGCTCACGGGGCTGACCCAGGACGACGACACCGTGACGGCGTCCCTGACCGGCGGCCGGGAGATCGCGGCCCGGTACGTGGTGGGCTGCGACGGCGGCCACAGCGCGGTGCGCAAGCTCCTCGGCGTCCCGTTCGAGGGCAGCACGGACGAGGAACAGACGATGGTCTGCGGCGACGTCGAGGTGACGGGCCCTGACCGGGGCATGTGGCACCAGTGGTTCGACGAGGACGGCGGCGTGATGCTCTGCCCGATCCCCGGCACCCGCTCCGGCTGGTGGTTCCAGGCCTCCCCCGAGACGGACGCCGCAGGCCGCCCCCTACCCCCGTCGCCGGCCGGCTTCCAACGGCTCTTCGCCAAGCACGCCCGGCTGCCCGGCGAACTCCTCACGCGGGCCACGCTCCTCTCCTCCTACCGGTTCAACGAGCGTCTGGCGGACCGCTACCGGGTGGGCCGGGTGTTCCTGGCCGGGGATGCCGCGCACGTGCACTCCATCGCGGGCGGCCTGGGCATGAACACCGGCATCCAGGACGCGTACAACCTGGGCTGGAAGCTCGCCAGGACCGCCACCGGGCAGGCGCCGCCCGAACTGCTGGACACCTACGAGGAGGAGCGGCTGCCGATCGCCGCCAGGACCCTGGACATCACCGCGGAACGGCTGCGGGCCACGCTGGAGGCGATCAAGGAGCCGGGCGGCGGCCTGGACTCGGCGATCACCCCGCAGACCTACGGCCTGGGTGACGGCTACCACTGGAGCTCCCTGGCGCACGGGGGCTCCACCGCCCGGCTGCGCGCGGGCGACCGCGCGCCGGACGCGCCCTGCACCGACGCCGCCACCGGAGCTCCCCGCCGGCTGTTCGAGGCCTTCGCCGGACCGCACTTCACCCTGCTCGGCTTCGGCCCCGGCACCGCCCAGGCCCTGCGGGCGGCGGCCTCGGCACACGACGGCGAACTGCGGGCGTACGCGGTGACCGGGGCGAACGGAGTGGTGAACGGAGTGGTGGCGGAGGCGAACGGGGCCGCCGCCGGGGGCGCTTCGCACGGCGCGCTGGCCGACGACGCCGGCCGGGCCCGCTCGGCGTACGGCATCGGGCCGGACGAGGACGTCCTGGTACTGATCCGCCCGGACAACCACGTGGGGCTGATCGCCCCGGACGGGGACCACCGGGCCGTCGCCGCGTACCTGAGGGGTGGGGCATTGGAGCGAGCTTGA
- a CDS encoding SDR family oxidoreductase encodes MSIVVTGATGELGRLVIDQLLTTTPAAGIAAVVRNKEKAAAIAALGVELRIADYSRPETLDGAFRAGDRVLLISGSEVGSRVAQHAAVIDAAKAAGVAQLAYTGILAGPDADFLLADEHKVTEQLILDSGLPYTFLRNGWYTENYTANLAPVLAHGAVVANAGDGRIASATRADYAAAAAAVLTGEGHLNKAYELSGDVAWSFDEYAAEVARASGQEIVHNDVPAAAHQEILVGAGLPADFAAILVDVDEAVRRGRLAGTSGDLARLIGRPTTPLADTVTEAVAAQR; translated from the coding sequence ATGAGCATCGTCGTCACCGGAGCCACCGGGGAGCTCGGCCGCCTCGTCATCGACCAGCTGCTGACCACCACGCCCGCCGCCGGGATCGCAGCCGTCGTCCGGAACAAGGAGAAGGCCGCCGCGATCGCCGCCCTCGGCGTCGAGCTCCGGATCGCGGACTACAGCCGGCCGGAGACCCTGGACGGCGCCTTCCGGGCCGGTGACCGGGTCCTGCTGATCTCCGGCAGCGAGGTCGGCAGCCGCGTCGCGCAGCACGCCGCCGTCATCGACGCGGCCAAGGCGGCGGGCGTGGCGCAGCTCGCGTACACCGGCATCCTGGCCGGCCCGGACGCGGACTTCCTGCTGGCCGACGAGCACAAGGTGACCGAGCAGCTGATCCTCGACTCCGGCCTGCCGTACACCTTCCTGCGCAACGGCTGGTACACCGAGAACTACACGGCGAACCTGGCCCCCGTCCTGGCCCACGGCGCCGTCGTGGCCAACGCGGGCGACGGCAGGATCGCCTCCGCCACCCGGGCCGACTACGCCGCGGCGGCCGCCGCCGTACTGACCGGCGAGGGCCACCTGAACAAGGCCTACGAGCTGAGCGGCGACGTCGCCTGGTCGTTCGACGAGTACGCCGCCGAGGTGGCAAGGGCCTCCGGCCAGGAGATCGTCCACAACGACGTCCCGGCCGCCGCGCACCAGGAGATCCTGGTCGGCGCCGGTCTGCCGGCCGACTTCGCCGCGATCCTGGTGGACGTGGACGAGGCGGTACGGCGCGGGCGCCTCGCCGGCACCAGCGGCGACCTGGCCCGGCTGATCGGCCGCCCGACCACCCCGCTCGCGGACACCGTCACGGAGGCGGTAGCCGCCCAGCGGTAG
- a CDS encoding helix-turn-helix domain-containing protein, with product MCPSRVVLEHVTSRWGVLVLAALLERSYRFSELRREVGGVSEKMLSQTLRTLERDGFVDRDAKPVIPPRVDYTLTAMGREAAEQVWGLARWSERQLDAVDAARTAYDASARGSG from the coding sequence ATGTGCCCGTCCCGGGTGGTGCTCGAACACGTCACCAGCCGCTGGGGGGTCCTGGTGCTCGCCGCCCTGCTGGAGCGCTCGTACCGCTTCAGCGAGCTGCGCCGCGAGGTCGGCGGGGTCAGCGAGAAGATGCTGTCGCAGACGCTCCGGACGCTGGAGCGGGACGGCTTCGTGGACCGGGACGCCAAGCCGGTCATCCCGCCCCGGGTGGACTACACGCTCACCGCGATGGGCCGGGAGGCCGCCGAGCAGGTGTGGGGCCTGGCCCGCTGGTCGGAGCGGCAGCTGGACGCGGTGGACGCGGCGCGCACGGCGTACGACGCGAGCGCCCGGGGTTCCGGCTGA
- a CDS encoding APC family permease: MTLDRPVYRVKTRLLGKPLTTEHISDEKLSNRTALGVLASDCISSSAYGSEEMLRVLVPVVGAAAFTLLMPVTFAILLVLLLLTLCYSDVVTIYTRAGGSYVVARENFGPNVAQIAAVALLVDYIVTVAVQVSAGTNALISLAHLAGDEFTGLDHLQLPVSVAVIVLLAYGNLRGVREAGRLFALPAYLFMAAVGLVLLAAALRGLTGGLPHADLHAAGVVPLGTPGDGWLYGASLFIVLRSFANGGSSLTGLEAISNGISAFREPQGRNARRTLITMSVILGVLVLGVSTLAHFTHAVPYTDGTPTVIAQEAHLAFGGGLLGTAGLVFVQLATALVLYTGANTPFTGFPYLASFVAEDRFLPRVLTRRGHRLAFSNGIIALTVVSLALLLVTGASVDKLVALYAIGVFTAFTMAGAGLTVYHLRRRDRYRRAKITLNALAAVTSAAVVLIFAVTKFTEGAWLVVVIFPLGVWTLTRINREYRREAAALQGIQAPGADRAVYSRHLVLVLVEALDLATLTALRYAHELRPDEIRAVHFSIDEAYAGRLAARWEATSATAVPLELVACPDRRLRHAMKELAYRSTEDGETWLTVLVPRRMYSNALGKLLHRGTGEKMGKTLTQLPHVVVTILPFDVSRALRAMEERHRPRTG; the protein is encoded by the coding sequence ATGACCCTGGACCGTCCGGTGTACCGCGTCAAGACACGCCTGCTCGGCAAGCCGCTGACCACGGAGCACATCAGCGACGAAAAGCTGAGCAACCGGACGGCGCTCGGGGTGCTGGCCTCCGACTGCATCAGTTCGTCCGCGTACGGCTCCGAGGAGATGCTCCGGGTCCTGGTGCCGGTCGTCGGCGCCGCCGCGTTCACGCTGCTGATGCCGGTGACCTTCGCGATCCTGCTGGTACTGCTGCTGCTGACGCTCTGTTACAGCGATGTGGTGACGATCTACACCCGGGCGGGCGGCTCGTACGTCGTCGCCCGGGAGAACTTCGGGCCGAACGTCGCGCAGATCGCCGCCGTGGCGCTGCTCGTCGACTACATCGTCACCGTCGCCGTACAGGTCTCGGCCGGCACCAACGCCCTCATCTCGCTCGCCCATCTGGCGGGCGACGAGTTCACCGGCCTGGACCATCTCCAGCTGCCGGTCTCCGTCGCGGTGATCGTGCTCCTCGCGTACGGGAACCTGCGCGGGGTCCGGGAGGCGGGCCGGCTCTTCGCGCTGCCCGCCTACCTCTTCATGGCCGCCGTCGGGCTGGTCCTGCTCGCCGCCGCGCTGCGCGGGCTCACCGGCGGGCTGCCGCACGCCGATCTGCACGCCGCCGGGGTCGTGCCGCTCGGCACCCCGGGCGACGGCTGGCTGTACGGGGCCTCGCTCTTCATCGTGCTGCGCTCGTTCGCCAACGGCGGCTCGTCGCTCACCGGGCTGGAGGCGATCTCCAACGGCATCTCCGCGTTCCGCGAGCCCCAGGGCCGCAACGCGCGGCGCACGCTGATCACGATGAGCGTGATCCTGGGCGTCCTTGTGCTCGGGGTCTCGACGCTGGCCCACTTCACCCATGCCGTCCCGTACACGGACGGCACGCCGACCGTCATCGCGCAGGAGGCCCATCTCGCCTTCGGCGGCGGCCTCCTCGGCACGGCCGGGCTGGTCTTCGTGCAGCTGGCGACGGCGCTGGTCCTCTACACGGGCGCCAACACCCCGTTCACCGGCTTCCCCTACCTGGCCAGCTTCGTCGCGGAGGACCGGTTCCTGCCACGGGTGCTGACCCGGCGCGGGCACCGTCTCGCGTTCTCCAACGGCATCATCGCGCTGACCGTCGTCTCGCTGGCGCTGCTCCTGGTGACCGGCGCCAGTGTGGACAAGCTGGTGGCGCTGTACGCGATCGGCGTGTTCACCGCGTTCACCATGGCGGGGGCCGGGCTCACCGTCTACCACCTGCGGCGCCGGGACCGCTACCGCAGGGCGAAGATCACGCTCAACGCGCTCGCGGCGGTCACCTCCGCCGCGGTCGTGCTGATCTTCGCGGTCACCAAGTTCACCGAGGGCGCCTGGCTGGTCGTGGTGATCTTCCCGCTGGGGGTGTGGACGCTGACCCGGATCAACCGCGAGTACCGGCGCGAGGCCGCCGCGCTCCAGGGCATCCAGGCCCCGGGCGCGGACCGGGCGGTGTACAGCCGCCATCTGGTCCTGGTGCTGGTCGAGGCGCTCGACCTGGCGACGCTGACGGCTCTGCGGTACGCCCATGAGCTGCGGCCCGACGAGATCCGGGCGGTGCACTTCTCGATCGACGAGGCGTACGCCGGACGGCTGGCCGCCCGCTGGGAGGCGACGTCCGCCACCGCCGTCCCGCTGGAGCTAGTGGCGTGCCCGGACCGGCGGCTGCGCCACGCGATGAAGGAGCTCGCCTACCGCAGCACGGAGGACGGGGAGACCTGGCTGACGGTCCTGGTGCCCCGGCGGATGTACAGCAACGCGCTCGGCAAGCTGCTGCACCGGGGCACCGGCGAGAAGATGGGCAAAACGCTGACGCAGCTGCCGCACGTGGTGGTGACGATCCTGCCGTTCGACGTCTCACGGGCGCTGCGGGCGATGGAGGAGCGGCACCGGCCCCGTACGGGCTGA
- a CDS encoding serine hydrolase yields MRRTPSRRLLAAALLVASALAPVTAFTTPAVQAAGTACHHRADCRPGGLGPALTARLDRTIADVREQAGIPGAVVGLWMPGRGSYVRASGTADTATGKPMAADSFFRIGSETKTFTVTALLELVDDHRIGLDDPISRYIHGVPGGRRITLRQLAEMRSGLFPYTSDPDFVHALLSDPHRTFTPRETLAYGFRHANTFAPGAQFEYSNTNLVLLGLVIEKVSGQRLADFIHQRVLRPARLRHTLFPKGAEFPEPHPHGYTDQTLSGDTADATDWNPSWAWAAGAMISDLHDLRSWAKTVATGTLLSPGTQAQRLRTLPTGFPGTGYGLGIFETNGWIGHNGSIPGYETVTVYLPSQKATLVIMINTDSQRDGQEPSTVLARAITGIVTPDNVYDGAVVTR; encoded by the coding sequence ATGCGACGTACCCCCTCCCGCCGTCTGCTCGCCGCAGCCCTGCTCGTGGCGTCCGCACTGGCCCCGGTGACGGCGTTCACCACTCCCGCCGTCCAGGCTGCGGGCACCGCCTGCCACCACAGGGCAGACTGCCGGCCCGGCGGCCTCGGCCCCGCGCTCACCGCCCGGCTGGACAGAACCATCGCGGACGTCCGCGAGCAGGCGGGCATCCCCGGCGCCGTCGTCGGACTGTGGATGCCGGGCAGGGGCAGCTACGTCCGCGCGAGCGGTACGGCCGACACCGCCACCGGGAAGCCGATGGCCGCCGACTCCTTCTTCCGGATCGGCAGCGAGACCAAGACCTTCACCGTCACCGCCCTGCTCGAACTCGTGGACGACCACCGGATCGGGCTGGACGACCCCATCTCCCGATACATCCACGGCGTACCGGGCGGCCGCCGGATCACGCTGCGCCAACTGGCTGAGATGCGCAGCGGGCTGTTCCCGTACACGTCCGACCCCGACTTCGTCCACGCCCTGCTGAGCGACCCGCATCGCACCTTCACCCCGCGCGAGACGCTGGCGTACGGCTTCAGACACGCGAACACGTTTGCGCCGGGGGCCCAGTTCGAGTACTCCAACACCAATCTCGTCCTGCTCGGCCTGGTGATCGAGAAGGTCAGCGGGCAGCGGCTCGCCGACTTCATCCACCAGCGGGTACTGCGCCCCGCCCGCCTGCGCCACACGCTGTTCCCGAAGGGGGCGGAGTTCCCCGAGCCGCATCCGCACGGCTACACCGACCAGACGCTCAGCGGCGACACCGCGGACGCCACGGACTGGAACCCCAGCTGGGCCTGGGCGGCCGGGGCGATGATCTCGGACCTGCACGATCTGCGCAGCTGGGCGAAGACCGTCGCCACCGGCACCCTGCTCAGCCCCGGGACCCAGGCGCAGCGGCTCAGGACGCTGCCGACGGGCTTCCCCGGTACCGGCTACGGCCTCGGGATCTTCGAGACCAACGGCTGGATCGGGCACAACGGATCGATCCCGGGGTACGAGACCGTGACCGTCTACCTGCCGTCGCAGAAGGCCACCCTGGTCATCATGATCAATACGGACAGCCAGCGCGACGGCCAGGAGCCGTCCACGGTGCTCGCCCGCGCGATCACCGGGATCGTCACCCCGGACAACGTCTACGACGGCGCGGTCGTCACCCGCTAG
- a CDS encoding HAD family hydrolase, with protein sequence MPIPPAYALVATDLDGTLLRGDATVSPRTRAALGLATAAGARHLVATGRPVPGVRELFAALGYRGLAVCGQGTQVYDAGAGRMIHAVALDREAAATALGKIEAQVGQVFAAVDQDGVDGETLIEPGFLMPNPPLTARRTLHRDELWAAPVIKVLIRHPELDDDALAAAAHAAVGDLATVTLSGPGTVELQPYGIDKGAGIALVAEHLGLDPATAIAFGDMPNDLPMFRSCGYGVAMANAHPLLRAAADEVTLSHEDDGVAVVLERLFG encoded by the coding sequence ATGCCTATCCCACCCGCCTATGCCCTCGTCGCCACGGACCTGGACGGCACCCTGTTGCGCGGCGACGCGACCGTGAGCCCCCGCACCCGTGCCGCGCTCGGCCTCGCCACCGCCGCCGGGGCCCGCCACCTGGTGGCCACCGGCCGACCGGTGCCCGGCGTACGGGAGTTGTTCGCCGCGCTCGGGTACCGGGGGCTCGCCGTCTGCGGGCAGGGAACGCAGGTGTACGACGCCGGGGCCGGACGCATGATCCATGCGGTCGCCCTGGACCGGGAGGCGGCGGCCACCGCGCTCGGCAAGATAGAGGCCCAGGTGGGGCAGGTCTTCGCCGCGGTGGACCAGGACGGGGTCGACGGCGAGACCCTGATCGAGCCGGGCTTCCTCATGCCGAACCCCCCGCTGACGGCCCGCCGGACGCTCCACCGCGACGAGTTGTGGGCCGCTCCGGTCATCAAGGTGCTGATCCGCCATCCGGAGCTGGACGACGACGCCCTGGCCGCCGCGGCGCACGCGGCCGTCGGGGATCTGGCGACCGTCACGCTGTCCGGGCCGGGCACGGTCGAGCTCCAGCCGTACGGCATCGACAAGGGCGCCGGGATCGCGCTCGTCGCCGAGCACCTGGGGCTGGACCCGGCAACCGCCATCGCCTTCGGTGACATGCCGAACGACCTCCCGATGTTCCGCAGTTGCGGGTACGGGGTGGCGATGGCCAACGCGCATCCGCTCCTGCGGGCCGCGGCGGACGAGGTGACCCTGTCCCACGAGGACGACGGGGTCGCGGTCGTCCTGGAGCGGCTCTTCGGCTGA
- a CDS encoding class F sortase has protein sequence MSPRILRERLPRAPFPRLTRAAGLVPAAAAALVLLLGSPLAEPGGGTAPRSGPAPTAAAPLPTALPGARPVRIDIPGLRVSAPLVGLTLDSRGKLGVPDPADRNLAGWYRDGVPPGSPGNAIVVAHVDTATGPAAFAGLDALPLGSAVEVRRADRRIATFRVYAVQEYEKRDFPSTRVYGPTNDAQLRLLTCGGAYDRSAGGYQSNVVAFARLASVRPG, from the coding sequence TTGAGCCCCCGCATCCTGCGGGAACGGCTGCCCCGAGCACCGTTCCCGCGCCTGACCCGGGCGGCCGGGCTGGTCCCGGCCGCCGCGGCGGCGCTCGTCCTGCTGCTGGGCTCCCCCCTCGCGGAGCCCGGCGGCGGGACCGCCCCCCGGTCCGGCCCCGCACCCACGGCGGCGGCTCCCCTGCCGACCGCGCTCCCCGGCGCCCGCCCCGTCCGCATCGACATCCCCGGACTCCGGGTCAGCGCACCCCTGGTGGGCCTGACCCTGGACAGCCGGGGCAAGCTCGGCGTGCCCGATCCGGCGGACCGCAACCTGGCCGGCTGGTACCGGGACGGGGTGCCGCCGGGCTCCCCGGGCAACGCGATCGTGGTGGCCCACGTCGACACCGCGACCGGCCCGGCCGCCTTCGCCGGACTCGACGCGCTGCCGCTCGGGTCCGCCGTGGAGGTCCGCCGCGCGGACCGCCGGATCGCGACGTTCCGCGTCTACGCGGTCCAGGAGTACGAGAAGCGCGACTTCCCCAGCACCCGCGTCTACGGCCCGACGAACGACGCCCAACTCCGCCTGCTCACCTGCGGCGGCGCCTACGACCGCAGCGCCGGCGGCTACCAGTCCAACGTGGTCGCCTTCGCCCGGCTGGCGTCGGTCCGGCCGGGCTGA
- the rarD gene encoding EamA family transporter RarD has protein sequence MKGTNEQRAGLLSGFAAYGLWGLVPLFWPLLKPSGAVEILAHRMVWSLGVVGIALLALRRWSWIGELLRQPRKLALITVAAVVISINWGLYIWSVNHGHVVEASLGYFINPLVTIAMGVLLLGERLRPVQWVAVGTGVASVLVLAVGYGQPPWISLVLAFSFATYGLMKKKVNMGGLESLAAETAVVFVPALGYLLWLGARGESTFLSGGIGHGALLASTGVVTAGPLILFGAAAIRVPLSTLGLLQYLAPVFQFILGIVYFHEAMPPERWAGFGLVWVALTLLTWDALRTSRRTRVRALAAREAAAKQARPAPDGSGSAPSPSPSALVRGDDPDAMTRIP, from the coding sequence GTGAAGGGGACGAACGAACAGCGGGCCGGGCTGTTGTCCGGATTCGCCGCCTACGGACTGTGGGGTCTGGTCCCGCTCTTCTGGCCGCTGCTGAAGCCGTCCGGCGCGGTCGAGATCCTCGCCCACCGCATGGTCTGGTCCCTCGGCGTCGTCGGCATCGCACTCCTCGCACTGCGCCGCTGGTCCTGGATCGGGGAACTGCTGCGGCAGCCCCGGAAGCTGGCGCTGATCACCGTCGCCGCAGTGGTGATAAGCATCAACTGGGGCCTGTACATCTGGTCCGTGAACCACGGCCACGTCGTCGAGGCCTCGCTCGGCTACTTCATCAACCCGCTGGTCACCATCGCCATGGGCGTCCTGCTCCTGGGCGAACGGCTGCGCCCCGTGCAGTGGGTGGCGGTCGGCACGGGCGTGGCCTCCGTGCTCGTCCTGGCGGTCGGGTACGGGCAGCCGCCGTGGATCTCGCTGGTCCTGGCGTTCTCCTTCGCGACGTACGGCCTGATGAAGAAGAAGGTCAACATGGGCGGCCTGGAGTCGCTCGCGGCCGAGACGGCGGTGGTGTTCGTGCCCGCGCTCGGCTACCTGCTGTGGCTGGGCGCGCGGGGCGAGTCGACGTTCCTCTCCGGGGGCATCGGCCACGGCGCGCTGCTCGCCTCGACCGGAGTGGTGACGGCGGGACCGCTGATCCTGTTCGGGGCGGCGGCGATCCGCGTACCCCTCTCGACGCTCGGCCTGCTGCAGTACCTGGCGCCGGTCTTCCAGTTCATCCTGGGAATCGTGTACTTCCACGAGGCGATGCCGCCCGAGCGGTGGGCCGGATTCGGCCTCGTCTGGGTGGCGCTCACCCTGCTGACCTGGGACGCGCTGCGGACGTCGCGGCGTACGAGGGTGCGGGCGCTGGCCGCGCGGGAGGCGGCGGCGAAGCAGGCGAGGCCCGCCCCGGACGGTTCCGGTTCCGCCCCGTCCCCGTCCCCGTCCGCACTCGTCCGCGGTGACGACCCCGACGCCATGACCCGTATCCCATAA
- a CDS encoding 2-oxoacid:ferredoxin oxidoreductase subunit beta, whose amino-acid sequence MPETNELLQPGAEINELLQLVPKSEAKQSMKDFKSDQEVRWCPGCGDYAVLAAVQGFMPELGLAKENIVFVSGIGCSSRFPYYMNTYGMHSIHGRAPAIATGLASSRRDLSVWVVTGDGDALSIGGNHLIHALRRNVNLKILLFNNRIYGLTKGQYSPTSEVGKITKSTPMGSLDAPFNPLSLAIGAEASFVARTVDSDRKHLTSVLRAAADHPGTALVEIYQNCNIFNDGAFEVLKDREQAQEAVIRLEHGQPIVFGTDNAKGVVRDSLTGDLSVVAVTEENRSRILVHDAHAASPNTAFALSRLADADTLHHTPIGVLRSVERQVYDTQMAEQLDTAVEQNGKGDLGALLAGNDNWTVVG is encoded by the coding sequence ATGCCTGAGACCAACGAGCTCCTGCAGCCCGGGGCCGAGATCAACGAGCTCCTTCAGCTGGTGCCGAAGTCAGAGGCCAAGCAGTCCATGAAGGACTTCAAGTCCGACCAGGAAGTGCGCTGGTGTCCCGGCTGCGGCGACTACGCGGTCCTCGCCGCCGTGCAGGGCTTCATGCCCGAGCTGGGGCTGGCGAAGGAGAACATCGTCTTCGTCTCCGGCATCGGCTGCTCCTCCCGCTTCCCCTATTACATGAACACCTACGGGATGCACTCGATCCACGGCCGGGCCCCGGCCATCGCGACCGGGCTCGCCTCCTCCCGGCGGGATCTGAGCGTCTGGGTGGTCACCGGTGACGGCGACGCGCTGTCCATCGGCGGCAACCACCTCATCCACGCCCTGCGCCGCAACGTGAACCTGAAGATCCTCCTCTTCAACAACCGGATCTACGGACTCACCAAGGGCCAGTACTCCCCCACCTCCGAGGTCGGGAAGATCACCAAATCGACCCCGATGGGCTCGCTGGACGCCCCCTTCAACCCGCTGTCGCTGGCCATCGGCGCGGAGGCGTCCTTCGTCGCCCGTACGGTCGACTCCGACCGCAAGCACCTGACCAGCGTGCTGCGGGCGGCGGCCGACCACCCCGGCACGGCACTGGTGGAGATCTACCAGAACTGCAACATCTTCAACGACGGCGCCTTCGAGGTCCTCAAGGACCGCGAGCAGGCCCAGGAGGCCGTGATCCGGCTGGAGCACGGGCAGCCGATCGTCTTCGGCACCGACAACGCCAAGGGCGTCGTACGGGACTCGCTGACGGGTGATCTGTCGGTGGTCGCGGTCACCGAGGAGAACCGTTCGCGGATCCTGGTCCACGACGCACACGCCGCCAGCCCCAACACCGCGTTCGCGCTGTCCCGGCTGGCGGACGCGGACACGCTGCACCACACCCCGATCGGAGTGCTGCGCAGCGTCGAACGGCAGGTCTACGACACCCAGATGGCCGAACAGCTGGACACCGCCGTCGAGCAGAACGGCAAGGGCGACCTGGGCGCGCTGCTCGCGGGCAACGACAACTGGACCGTGGTCGGCTAG